One part of the Epinephelus fuscoguttatus linkage group LG12, E.fuscoguttatus.final_Chr_v1 genome encodes these proteins:
- the plac8l1 gene encoding cornifelin homolog B: protein MEQTTVTHQPRLSVTNDSASADQEEEVGGFTAGSEDDSRSNDVPAATDPVLTQPGLGVTTTTITTITQTGGSWSTGLFDVCGDKTTCILGALVPCCLDLSLAHQYGECLCMPLLPGSTFAMRVGIRERYKIRGSVCEDWTTVCCCYPLAVCQMIREMKWRMKTQTYHVSTALESS from the exons ATGGAGCAGACAACAGTCACACACCa ACCCAGGCTGTCGGTCACCAATGACTCAGCGTCAGCAGAtcaagaggaggaagtgggggGCTTCACCGCAGGAAGTGAAGATGACTCGAGGTCAAATGATGTCCCTGCAGCGACGGACCCGGTACTCACGCAGCCCGGCCTCGGCGTCACCACGacaaccatcaccaccatcacacagacgggaggaagctggagcacagGCCTGTTTGACGTCTGCGGAGACAAGACGACAT GTATTCTCGGGGCTCTGGTGCCGTGTTGTTTGGACCTGAGTTTAGCTCACCAGTATGGCGAGTGTCTGTGCATGCCTCTGCTACCAGGATCCACTTTTGCCATGCGAGTTGGGATCAGGGAGCGGTACAAGATACGG GGAAGTGTGTGTGAGGACTGGACCACAGTGTGTTGCTGTTATCCTCTGGCTGTCTGTCAGATGATCAGAGAGATGAAGTGGAGGATGAAGACACAGACCTATCATGTGTCCACCGCCCTCGAATCCTCCTGA